The DNA region ACACAAAACAGCCTAGTAGAGAACTTCCTGCAGAAAAGGAAGAGTCTAGACTGAGTCGTCCACCTAGAAAAGAACAAAGACCTAGGGGAGAATGAGATGAAATATATTATCCTTTTTTTAAGTATTTTTCTTTTTTCAAACCAACTCTCGGCGGATTTTCCTCTCCCAATTCCGGAACCAAGCGAGGGAAATTTTTCCTCAAAGGGAACTTCTCCGGATGAACCACTTCCTCCGATCGACGCGAGTTCTGTAGTTGCAGAACAGAGATCCGGACAAACTGGACCGGAACTCGTTTCTGAAACTGCATTGGCTGCCAGTGAAGAATCGAAAATTGCGGAAACAAAACAAACCGTTTCAGAACCTGTAAAAGAGAAAAAAACCAAACTTCCGAATCTTGCAGATAAAAAAGATAAAAAGAACGGCAAGAAGAAGGAAGCAGCTACTGATCCAAGTAGAGCAGCTTACGAAAGAGGACTTTTACGTCTTCGAAACGGGCAAAAAGACGCCGCCAAAGAAGAATTCGGTAAGGCAGCATCAACCGAAGGAACTGCAAGTTCCCAAGCAAAATTAGAATTATCTAAATTAGAAAATGCCAAGGCTCCTGAATCCAATGCGGAAGCTCCGGCAGAAGATGATTCCAGATGGAAAACTTCTCTCGAGACTGCAAGATCTCTTAGAGCTCAGGGTAAAAATTCGGAAGCAGAGTCCATTCTTCTTAGAACCGCAACTGAGGGAGAAGGAGAATACAGATCCAGAGCTTTATTACAATTAGGTGATATGCTTTTCAGAATGGGAAGATATTCCGATGCTCGTAGTTATCTTATGGATTTTTGGAATCGTTTCGGGAAAACTTTCCCGAACGCTGAAGATACAAGTTCCAGAGAATTCAAAAGACAAAGAGAAGAAAAAGAACTAGGCGCTTATTTACTTTTTAAATCCAGCTATAAGGCAGGAGAAGGGGAATGGGCAAAAAGGTTCTTGAAAAAATATTTGGATAAGTCTGTTTCCGAATCCCAAGGAGTATATTCCCCCTTGAGAACGGAAATGGAATCTTTCGCGAAAAGCGATCTTTAAGTTAAGGCTACGTTTACTTCTAATTTTCCGAATTTGGAAAATAGACTGATCCCAAGTGCTTGTTTTTTAGGGATCTTGATCGTTTCGTTTTTTGCATCCACGATATTCGGAGCAGTGATCTCGATCGATTGACCTGCAGTTGCGAAAATATTCATCGCGTTACCTGTAGTCATGTTTGCGATCTCACCTAAGATATCTTTATATTCATTTTTGATATCATCGTCGCTCATACCTGGCATCAGCTTCTTGGAAATTTTATAAGCCGCGTCGTAGTTCAAACCGTAGATCACTTCTCCATTAAACGTTCCTAAAACTCCGATGATGATCGCAAGTTCTAGTGTGGTTTCAGGAGTGTCTTTGATACCGATCTTTCCACGGATCAGGTCGGTCTGCAATATATCCCGGAAAACAATTGTAGCAGCTTCCAGGAATGGGTTTACTAACTCGGCGCGGATTTGCATTATTCCTCCGAAACGGATCTAACGGATGCTCGTTCGACTTTGATACTTTCCTCTAGGGACTGTGGAATTTCCATGAGTATTGCAGTGAGTAAGGAACCGTTATCCCTGGTTCTCAAGAATGTCGGGTCTGGAGTTCCTAATTTGACTCCGGAGAAGGAAACGATCGCGTATTTTTCTCCCTCTCTATATGGTCCGATATTTTTCTTTTGGGTCAAACCAGGAAGGCTTAAATCCTGTAAGAACTTTTTGTCGGAGGTTAAGGAGAATATATCTTTACCTAGGTTGATCTTTTTCAGGTCGGAAAGAGATTTACTCTTAAGAGAAACAGTTTGTCTTCCTAAAAGTGTAGCGATCTTTTGTAAGCCGTCCGGCTCGTTTTGTAGAGAAACTAACTTTGCTTTTAAAGACTCTAAAGAGTTTTTACGTGCTTCTACCAAAAACTTACTTCTGAGTACTGTTTTTCTTTCCTCGAATGGAATCGCCTTACCATCTTTACCTTTCAAGGTATTTGGATCTAAGGATTCTTTATCATAAAGTTCTTTCAGCTGTGCGTCTGTAGGCTCCAGATTTCTCTCGGAAGCTTTGACTAGGTCCTCTTCCGTATATAAAACTGCGTCCAGATCCACTCTTGCACCGGAAGCTTCGGAAAGCACATTTAGCTCTCCATCCGTGCGTCGGATCTCAGTCGGAAGGAAGTTTTGGAAAAGAGACTGGGACACTTTATAATCAATCCTAAAACGTAGGGGTGCCTGCTGGAGGAACTGACGATAAATTTCTTCCGGTTTTTTCAGGTCTTCCTCAGAATATCCTGCACCTTGGAGAGAATTTTTAGAAACTCTTTTGGCTTCTTCCCATAGAGCCTGTCTTTCGGACTCTTCAGTGATAGTGTAACCTACTGAATTTCCGATCTTGCGGAAAATATATTGGCCTTTTAAAGATTGAAAGGCGCAGTCCGCCCAAAGTGCCTCGGAGCCTTGCCCTTGGTACATCTGGATACAAAATCTTTTAGCTGCGTTGAATGAATCGATTGGGACACTCTGGTCGTCAATGCTTCCCATGGTGATGCTTGCCTTTCCGGCAAGCATGTCTATACCTACTTGTTCCACATCCGGCTTTAAGAGCATGATGATCAGCATCAGGACAAGAATTCCTAAAAAAACTGCTGATCCGACTTTGAATAAAATATCTTTAATTGAAATTCCGTCTGGATTTGTCATAAAACTACGTTTACAAGGAAGACTGGCCCGCGCCTGGAATCTGTAAAGGAGAAAAACCGCCCGAAAAATGCTTCAGAAACGGACGAATCCGATAGATACATATAATGATGCTCTATATTGCCTTAGCACTCATTTTAGTAGGAATTCTCTGCTTTATTTATGTTTCCTTCCAGCCAAATTCTAAAAAAGAGTTTAGCGTCGGTCCGGGAAACCTGCCTCCAGCTAGAGAGAAAAAAATTTCTCAAGATACTTTAGCTTCTCTTAAAAAACAGGGACGATCTGAAATCTATTCCCAAATGGATCAGGCATTTGCAGAAGAAAGAAAGATCCGCCCTCTTTCCGAAAGGCAAAGAATTGAATCTCGATCCGAGCCTGAGGTTTCGGAGGGGGAAGAATTCGGAACTGAGATTTGGGATGAACCAAAAAGGGGAGAAATTTTAGAAATGGTAACTGAGCCTGAACGCACTCAACCTAAAATCCCTAAAGAAGAAGAATGGTCCATGGAAGGAGTATTATTCCTAGATCTTTCCGGAAGATTACCTTACGAAGCTCTCCAAGAGAAGATCCGTCCTGAAACTTTAAAAGGTTTTAGAAGAATGGGAAAGGGGAGTATTAGAGAGATCCCGGGCGGATTCACTTTCCAAGCTAGAAATTCGGAATTTAGTTATAAACTGAATGAAGTGGAGAAGATCGTTTTTTACGACCAAGGTTTCGCGCTACTTCCTCTAAAAAGAGAATACCCGACCCCGATCTTTTTGACCAAGGACGGAGAGAAGTTTAAATCTTATTTGGAATATACTGCGAACGCTTGAGAAGATAAGAAGAAGGCCGGAAATTAACGGCCTTCTACCACCAACCACTTGGTGGTTTTTACTATAACTCTAACGATCGTATAGAATGCAGCGCCGATTCCGAATGCCCAGATCTGCGGCTCAGTGATCACTGCCCAAGGTTCTTTCCAATCTCCGAATCCGATCTTAAAACTTGCCGCGTAATCAAATACTACGAAGATCACCAGGATCCCGAATAAGCTCGGATATTCTCTTTTAAGAATATTTCGGAAAGAGAAACCTAGTTTAGGTTTTACATAACCTGAAAATTTAGGAATGAATGCAGGGATTTTGTCCGCCCAGTTTAGATAGTCCTGGCCGAACTTATCTCTTAAAAATTTTTCTTCCGCGAACATTATTCTTTCGTAATAGAATCCGAAAAATAATGAAAATACCAGAAGTAAAGGTATATCTCTGAAATACAGAACAGGTCCTAAATACATTAGGAAATTTCCGAGATAAAGAGGATGGCGAACTAAGGAATAAATTCCCTCTTGGTTGACCACATCAGCCACTTGTTCCTTCGTATTTCTACCGGAAGTGCGGGCAGGAGCATAACCTATTACAAAACAACGGACTGCTAAACCTAGTAAACTTACTAGAAAACAAGCACCGGCGTAGTATAAGTTGATCTCATAAGAATCTTCTAAAAATTCGAACTTGCTTAAGGAGTATAGACAAAGAAGAAGAATAAATCCTGGTATATAAGATCTCCAGCGAAATAGAAAATTCCCCTGCTGATCCAATTCTTCAATTAATGCCATACGAATTCCTTGTAAGGTTGTAGTATTAAGGAAGGAAACTTTTATCCCCTCGGAGTGTCAACCATTGATTCTAAGCCGTTCAGGGGGAAACAAACCTGCTAGAAAAGTCTGCGAGATCCTTTTGTAGAATCCTTTCCAGGTTCCAGGGATCCAAAACCAATCTGTAACTTAGGCCCTCTCTCTGGAAAACATAACTTCCTAATTTAGTCATTCCGATCGGAGAAACTATATAACGATCCGTACTAGTAATGATCTCTATTTTAAAATTTCTATCTTTTGGGACCGGGGAAAGATCTTCCGACTTCTCCAAAAGAACTTCATCCGCACTTAGTTTTTTGATCTCTTCCAAATAGTTTTCTACTTCTTCGGAAGAAGCGACGATCTGTCCGCCGGAAGTTTCTAAGATCCAATTTTCACCTTGTTTACTTAAGTTAAAATTTATGGAAGAAAGTCCGGAGATCTTGATCTCTGAAACTTTTTCTCTAGAAGGGAAGGGAGGAACCAAAGATCTGCTCAGGAAAAAATCTAATTTACCGCCACCTGTGACTGATTTTAAATTTTCTTTAACTAACCAGATCTGATTTTTTTCATCCAAGATATAAGTTCCCGAACCTTTTCTGACAGGTGCTCCTATTAGGATTTTTCCTAAAGAATTTCCGGAAACATCTTTGAGCTCTAATACGGGTTCATCTCCCCCTAATCCGAATTCTTCTTTAGAAACTGAATTAGATTCTGAGAGCAAGGTGAATTTACGTAAATTTAAACAGGTTTGGATCAATTCTTCAATTCTGGCGGAATCACCCGGCAGAACTAACCCCGAAGGCAACTGAACCGTCCATCCATCCAGATTCCTGTTCAGGATACTTTCTTGTCCTTTACGACCACTGATAATCGTTTGTATCTCTTCCGATTTGGTTTTGTAGAAACTTTCAGAATTTTGATACGTCTTTTTGAACCAGTCCCAAGGATCTTTTGCGATTAAAAGTGAAATGGCTAAAACTATATTTCCAAAAAATAATAGGATTTGCGGATATTCTTTATATGTTCTGCGGAGAAGGTCCGAATATTTTAAAAAATCCATTATCCGTTCCTTCTTTTTAGTCTACGGAAAGCATAAAGAGCTAATAAAGCAGGAACCAAGAATAAATGAAATAGGCTGATCGATGTTTCTAAGAAGAACGGCAAAGGTTTTAGTTTTAGAACTGCCGACTGTTTGGAGCGGACTTCTAATAGATCCGTTTCCCCTTTGAGTATATCTATCGCATTTAATAAAAACGGAATATTCGAGTTTTTCAGGATTTCCGAAAATTCCGGAAATGCCAGAAGATCGGAAACTAAATAAGGAGAACCGAATACTAAGATCCGACCTGTTTTGACTGATTTTTTTTGTGACTGCGGACCTTCTTGTTTGTTGTCCGGGAAATAAGAACTAAATTTTCCTTCCGCATAAACACCTAAAAGGAAAGGCCCGCCGTTTGCTTGGATCGGGGTGGAAAGGATTTGTTTTTCTCCGAGTGATATCGGTTCCGTTCTGGATTCCGCATCTGTTCCGCTTTTTGCTATAACGGTAAATTGTACTTCTTTCTGTTTTTCCGGAAGAATATTCAGACTAGAAGACCAAGGAACTAAAAGACTTTCTTGGTTTTTAGTAAATGGACTATTTGGATCTAAAGTCTTTGATTTTTGGTCCGGAACGATCCAAGGTGGATAAGGATATTTTCCTAAAACTCCAGGTTCAATTTCTATTACGGAACCCATTGGCAGAGAATGATCCGGTTCTAAAACGATATCATAGTTGATTCGAATTCCATAATGTTCTAAAAATCGGACCATTTCTTCTGAGTCAGGATTTTTTTGAGCAAGGCCTGCTCCTAAATCTCCGGAAAGAAGTCCGAAACTACCTCTTTCAGAGTTTGTTTTGAACTCCATTGTTTTAGCTAGGAGGATAAAACTTCCTCCTTGTATAATGAACTGGTCTATTTTACGTTCCGTGTTTTTAGAAAGGGTTCCCCCACCAATCCATAATACCACTTCGGTTTCCGGAGGAAGATCTTCAGTTTCCAGATCCAATTCTAAAATCGGACCATATTCTCCTCTCAAAACCCTTCTTGCGAAAATTTCTATCCTGTCTTTGGGAGAACCTTGTTCTTGGAAAGAAAGATTTCCTGGAGATTTTAAAAGAACAATTCCCGAATCCTTGTCCTGTCTCTGCATCTTTCGGATAGAATTTAAGATCTGGTATTCTAAATCTTCCGTGAAGAATGCAAAAGATAAAACTTCCGTTTTATGACCCAGGGTCAGAACGATTCCCATAAACGCCTGTTTGACTGATGCTGAATCCCTGGAAGTTTGTTGTAGGATTTGAGGCTCTAATCCAAGCTCCATTGCTTTTCTAACATCTTCTTCCAAGGTAGAAGGGTTATAGAATCGCAAAGAAATATTTTCCTTTCCGATTTTAGAGATCTCTTTTAATAATTCTTTGCTAAGTTCTGCTCTTGCTTTATATTCTCCGGGGATCTCTGAAGAATAAAAAGCATCTATATACAATGGATCATCTAATTCTTTTAATACTTTTATGGTGCTCGTAGTGATCTGGAATCTTCCCGATCTGGAAAGATCAGCCTTGCATGGAATTGTGGAGAAGATCCCATTCAACAGAACAAAGAGTAAAATGCCGTTCGCGAGCCCGAACCAGGGAGATTTAGAAATTTCTAATAAAGGCCGGAGCAATTCTCTCATGGATAATTTCTCCTGAGAAAAAAAACGTTCCCCGCTAGATTTGCAGCGATAAAACTAAAAAAGTAAAGTGTATCCGAAAGATCTAATATCCCTAAACGAAATGACTCAAAATGAGAAGATAAGGCGAATAGATACGCGAAAGCGGAAGGACCACCTCCGAAAAACTTTAAAACCGGTTGAGTTCCCAGTAGAAAAAAGAAAAGGCAAACAAGAACTGTGAGAATATAAGAACTGATCTGGTCTCTTCCGAAAGAAGAAAGAAATATCCCCAGGCTGATATAAGCCCCACCGAGCAACCAGCAGCCTGCATATCCTGCAAATACGATCCCTAAATCTAGATCCCCGAATGCCCAGATAAAAAATGGAATGCTAAGACTTAAACAAACCGTGAATCCTAAAAACGACCAGGCAGCTAAAAACTTTGCAGCGACGATTTCCCATTTGGAGATAGGTAAAGTGAATAAGATCTCTAAACTTCCGGATCTTTTTTCTTCGGACCAAAGCCTCATCGTGATCGCAGGAGCAAATACGACGAATAAAAGGGGAGTCCACACGAAGTATTCTTCCATACCTGCAACTTTTCTGTCCCAGAAGGAACCTTCTCCCAAACCGTAAAAGAATAAGAAGGAAGATAAGAATAAGTATAGGATAGAGAAAACGTAACCAATCGGTGTATTAAAATAACTGAACCATTCTTTTTTAAAAACAGAGACGAGTCCCGGAGGTAAGTTGAGAAGTTTCATATTTTAGCCGGAAACCAGGTCCTGAAAGACTGATTCTAAAGATTTTTGGGAAATCTTATATTCTAAAATAGGAAATGATTCTTTTCGGATGATCTCGAAAATTTCCTCAGGTTTAAGAGAAGTGGATTCTAATCTGAACTTAGTATATTCACTTTCTTTTTCGGAAGATAGAATTTGTATATTCTTGCCTTCTAATACTTTTCCCAAGGTTTCTTTATTTGTTTTGGCTATTAGAAGAACTGAATCTGATCTTTTAAATTCAGAAACAGGTAGATCGGCGACTAAATTTCCTTTATCCAGGATCAATGCGTGATCGCAGGTTTCTTCCACTTCAGATAGGATATGAGTGGATAATAATACTATTTTATCTTTTCCTAAATTTCTTAGTAAGTCCCTGAAATGAGAAATTTGTATAGGGTCTAAACCTGAGCTAGGCTCATCTAAAACGATCCAATCCGGATCATGAAGTAATGCTCCAGCCAACGCCAATCTTTGTCTTGTACCTTTGGATAGGATCCCTGCTAAAGAAAAAGTTTGGGATTTTAGATCACAAAGTTCTAATACTTCTTTTTTTCTTTTTTTGAAGAAGGAAGTTTCCATTCCTCTCGCATTTCCTATAAAATCCAAATATTCCCCCACAGTCATATCCGGATAGATCGCGGAAGATTCTGGAAGATAACCTAATCTTTGTTTTATTCTTTGAGGATCTTTTTCTAATAAGACTCCGTCTAGTGATACGGATCCTTTATCCGGTTGTACGAAGCCTGTGAGTATTCTGAGCGCAGTAGTTTTACCTGCGCCGTTAGGACCAAGTAAACCTGTGATCCTATTTTTCGGAATGGAGAAGTTAAGATTAGAAATTGCGACCTTCCCGAAATAGGATTTAGAAAGATCGGATACCTGGAGAGAGGCCACGAAAGTTATTCTTTCGGGCCTTAAAGCCTATGCAACTTTTTTTCCCGGGATTTATGCCTTGATGCGTAGCATTGTATCCACTTTGAACTTACGGAGTACATCCATTAGAGTAGGCTGAAGATTCACCACCTCTAATTTCACTCCGAAATGATCCAAAAGGTTTCTAAGAGTGAGTAGTTTTGCAACACCGCTGGAAGTAATTTTTTTGGTGGGGGTCATGTCCAAAGTTAGGTTTTGGATATGTGCCCTGGAAGCCTGTTCCGAAATCTCATCAAAGACTTTTTCGTATCCGTCCAGAAGTTGATTTTCGAAACGAACGATTCCGTGTTTATTTTGTATCGTTAATTTGGCCATAGGTAACAGCTTGTTTACTTAGATAGACTCCTAAAACTAGAGCATCCCAACAATAAAACAGGGTAGGAACTCCAGTCTATTAACCAAACAAGCGGCTCAAATTTTTCGGCACATAAAATTCCAATAATTTGCCTTGGGAAAAATTTCCCAGGCCTCATAATCCGAGCCGATTCCTAAAATTTCTAGGCCTGAATTTTGTAGTAGCTTCGACCAAGTTTCGAGAGGATAGGCCCTATGAAAATGTTCCTCCAGCTCCGAAATTCCTGGTCCAGAAAATTCCAAACTGGTCTTTAAAATGGAAGTTTCCGGATTAAATTCATTCTTCCAGACGAGTTTTGTCTTCCCGTGGGTCTCTTTTAGGACCTTATTCTGAAAATTTTTTCGAAAATTTTCGGAGGTGCTTACATCAAAAAAGAAGACCCCATTCTTCTCTAAAACCCCTGAAACTTGGGCAAATACCCGAGAGAGTTCTTCTTCTCTTTGGAAATAATTCAGAGTGTCATGTACTGAGAAAATCAGATCAAAAGATTTGTTCAATTTGGGAAAGGAGAGAAGGTCTCCTAATTTACGGACCCCTCTAATTTGTTCAGAATCGGCGATTTGGAGCATTTCAGGAGAATTATCGATTCCCCAAAGTTCTGTAGAAGCAGGTAGGAATTTCCAAATTTTGCAGGTTCCACAGCCCAAATCTAATGCGATTTTCGGGTGGATTTTTTGGGTTCCGATCTGATAAGATTCCAAAATCATCTTAGCCCAATCTCTATATGGTGCCCTTTTCATGACCCCGTCATAAATGCCTGCAAACGCCGTATACGGCCTTTTTTTGGGGATTGGAGAAATAATTCTTGATTTATTCCCCTGCTCGCGAGTATTCCTATCCATTTGATGCGACATAATTCTTTGAAGAGTTTTCTTCATCGAATCTTCGTGAAACTCTAAGTATGGGCCTAGAACTTCTTTTACCCTTTTTAGCCAGTGTAGGCATTACGATCCTCCTTCGCAGGATGGACAAGTCGAATTATAAGCTCAGCCAGATCAAAAGATATACTGGTAAACTCCAGGAAGAATTACAAGAGATTGCCCTGGAAAAAATCCAATCCGTAAAAGATTCTGGAATTGAACTGGAGATCAGTTTAAAACAAACCAGAAAACTTGCGGAAGAGGTAAGAGGCCTTAACGAAGAATCCAGACAGTTACTGGATACAATTCGTTCCAATCGGGATTTTTTAAACGCAGTTACATTAGATCTAAAAGAAGTAGTTCATCTTTCTTCCGATATCCGCCAAGAGTCCCAGTCCATCCAAGATGGATTACAAAGATTGGAGCTTGGCAAAAAAGAAGTATATGGGATTGGAAATCGTATCCAAGAACTTCGTTCCGAGGCAGAAGTTCTGCTGGAAGCATTCCAAGAAAAACTCAATTTCCGCTCGGACGATATTCTACAGTCACTTGCTTCTAAAATTGTTGAGCTGGAAGGATTATTAGAAGTTAAAGCGGATCGTATCGAATCCGGTTTAGAAGAATTGGGAGAAGCTTTCCGCCAAAGATTAGAAGCCCAGACCAAGTCATTATATCATGAGACCGTAGGCAAAGTAGATAATGCTCGCGAAGAAGTTCAGTCCCTTCTTGAATCCGTTAAAGTAAAAGAAGAAGATATAGATGCCAGAACGGATCGTATGCAGACTGCATTCTTATCCGTGTCCGAAAAAATTGATCGTTTAGAAACTAGAGTGGATGAGAAGGCGGAACTTGCGGATCGTAAGTTAGAGGAAACCTTCTCCCGTAATGAATCAGTCATTCGCCAAAAATACGATCAAGTATTAGAGCAGGTAGTTCATTCTAAAGAAGCATTCTTAAACGGAGTTCGTATTGAGATCGAGGCAATTCGTAAAGAGATAGAAGGAATGAGCCTCGAGACCTTAACTAGACGCGATGAGATCTTAAACGAGACCAGACGCCAAGCGGAAGGGATCAACGACTCCATCAATATCTTCCAAGAAAAATATTTGGAAGCTGAAAATAAATTACTCAAACAAGCGGATTCTCGCAAAGCGGATCTTATGCGTCAGATAGATTCTTTCGAAGACGAATTTAATCGTATTTCGAGCAGCCTAAGGATAGAAGCGGAAGATCTGAGAAAGGAAATTCTTTCCGGATTAAAAGAATTCCATTCCGCTCTAGAATCTTCTCGTTCAGAAGAAGAAAGAAAATCCAAACTTAAATTGGACCAAGTCAGAGAATCTCTGGAAGAAGAACTAAAAGTTCTGCAACACTCTCAGGCGGAAAAATTCCGTGCGGACTGGGAAACTATTAAAGAAAACGTTAAGGAATATTCTTCTCAACTTTCTACTCGAATGAAAGAGATAGATGGTTCCGTAAGAGAACTAAAAGTTTCTTTGGAAGAAGAAGTAGGCGCATTACATGCTTCTCATTCGGATCGTTTCCGTTCCGAGTGGGATTCTATCCGAGAAAATGTAAAAATTTTCGACGTCCAGGTTTCTACCCGGATGAAAGAAATGGATTCTTATGTAAAAGATATCAGAGAAGCCTTGGAAGGAACAGCCGGAGATATTCTGGCAGAAGCGGAATCCAAGGTAAGCGAGATCGGTCTTTCTATCGAAGACGAGTTCCGCAAAATGGACAGAAGATTCGAACATTTCTCCCGGTCTTGGGAAGAAGATGTGCAATCCCAGAAAAATCATACCATGGATGCAATTCGTGGATTGGAAGAAAGACTGGGACAGATCCATTTTAAAGGCGCAGAATATCTGGAAGAATTCTCCAAATCTTATGCGGAACAAAAAGATAAGATCGAAGAATTCGTATCTAAATACAAGGCGAACTTCCAGAAAGAGGGAGATGAGGTCAGAGAGGATCTTGTATCTCGTTTCAAAGACTTGAAAGCCGAAGCAATTACTAGCGTAGAGAACGTAAAAGTGGAATATTCTGCAGTGGGAGAAAGATTTGAAAATCTTCTTCGCAAGAATGAAAAACTTTTAGAAATGCAAGCGGAGAAGATCCGTACTTCCACCGAATCCCAGTTGGAAAAGGCTGGAGAGCAGGCAAGGGTCGTTCTGGAC from Leptospira selangorensis includes:
- a CDS encoding DUF4340 domain-containing protein encodes the protein MDFLKYSDLLRRTYKEYPQILLFFGNIVLAISLLIAKDPWDWFKKTYQNSESFYKTKSEEIQTIISGRKGQESILNRNLDGWTVQLPSGLVLPGDSARIEELIQTCLNLRKFTLLSESNSVSKEEFGLGGDEPVLELKDVSGNSLGKILIGAPVRKGSGTYILDEKNQIWLVKENLKSVTGGGKLDFFLSRSLVPPFPSREKVSEIKISGLSSINFNLSKQGENWILETSGGQIVASSEEVENYLEEIKKLSADEVLLEKSEDLSPVPKDRNFKIEIITSTDRYIVSPIGMTKLGSYVFQREGLSYRLVLDPWNLERILQKDLADFSSRFVSP
- a CDS encoding chemotaxis protein CheX — its product is MQIRAELVNPFLEAATIVFRDILQTDLIRGKIGIKDTPETTLELAIIIGVLGTFNGEVIYGLNYDAAYKISKKLMPGMSDDDIKNEYKDILGEIANMTTGNAMNIFATAGQSIEITAPNIVDAKNETIKIPKKQALGISLFSKFGKLEVNVALT
- a CDS encoding GldG family protein; the protein is MRELLRPLLEISKSPWFGLANGILLFVLLNGIFSTIPCKADLSRSGRFQITTSTIKVLKELDDPLYIDAFYSSEIPGEYKARAELSKELLKEISKIGKENISLRFYNPSTLEEDVRKAMELGLEPQILQQTSRDSASVKQAFMGIVLTLGHKTEVLSFAFFTEDLEYQILNSIRKMQRQDKDSGIVLLKSPGNLSFQEQGSPKDRIEIFARRVLRGEYGPILELDLETEDLPPETEVVLWIGGGTLSKNTERKIDQFIIQGGSFILLAKTMEFKTNSERGSFGLLSGDLGAGLAQKNPDSEEMVRFLEHYGIRINYDIVLEPDHSLPMGSVIEIEPGVLGKYPYPPWIVPDQKSKTLDPNSPFTKNQESLLVPWSSSLNILPEKQKEVQFTVIAKSGTDAESRTEPISLGEKQILSTPIQANGGPFLLGVYAEGKFSSYFPDNKQEGPQSQKKSVKTGRILVFGSPYLVSDLLAFPEFSEILKNSNIPFLLNAIDILKGETDLLEVRSKQSAVLKLKPLPFFLETSISLFHLFLVPALLALYAFRRLKRRNG
- a CDS encoding STAS domain-containing protein — its product is MAKLTIQNKHGIVRFENQLLDGYEKVFDEISEQASRAHIQNLTLDMTPTKKITSSGVAKLLTLRNLLDHFGVKLEVVNLQPTLMDVLRKFKVDTMLRIKA
- a CDS encoding ABC transporter permease subunit is translated as MKLLNLPPGLVSVFKKEWFSYFNTPIGYVFSILYLFLSSFLFFYGLGEGSFWDRKVAGMEEYFVWTPLLFVVFAPAITMRLWSEEKRSGSLEILFTLPISKWEIVAAKFLAAWSFLGFTVCLSLSIPFFIWAFGDLDLGIVFAGYAGCWLLGGAYISLGIFLSSFGRDQISSYILTVLVCLFFFLLGTQPVLKFFGGGPSAFAYLFALSSHFESFRLGILDLSDTLYFFSFIAANLAGNVFFLRRNYP
- a CDS encoding ABC transporter ATP-binding protein: MASLQVSDLSKSYFGKVAISNLNFSIPKNRITGLLGPNGAGKTTALRILTGFVQPDKGSVSLDGVLLEKDPQRIKQRLGYLPESSAIYPDMTVGEYLDFIGNARGMETSFFKKRKKEVLELCDLKSQTFSLAGILSKGTRQRLALAGALLHDPDWIVLDEPSSGLDPIQISHFRDLLRNLGKDKIVLLSTHILSEVEETCDHALILDKGNLVADLPVSEFKRSDSVLLIAKTNKETLGKVLEGKNIQILSSEKESEYTKFRLESTSLKPEEIFEIIRKESFPILEYKISQKSLESVFQDLVSG
- a CDS encoding class I SAM-dependent DNA methyltransferase, with the protein product MDRNTREQGNKSRIISPIPKKRPYTAFAGIYDGVMKRAPYRDWAKMILESYQIGTQKIHPKIALDLGCGTCKIWKFLPASTELWGIDNSPEMLQIADSEQIRGVRKLGDLLSFPKLNKSFDLIFSVHDTLNYFQREEELSRVFAQVSGVLEKNGVFFFDVSTSENFRKNFQNKVLKETHGKTKLVWKNEFNPETSILKTSLEFSGPGISELEEHFHRAYPLETWSKLLQNSGLEILGIGSDYEAWEIFPKANYWNFMCRKI
- a CDS encoding tetratricopeptide repeat protein, yielding MKYIILFLSIFLFSNQLSADFPLPIPEPSEGNFSSKGTSPDEPLPPIDASSVVAEQRSGQTGPELVSETALAASEESKIAETKQTVSEPVKEKKTKLPNLADKKDKKNGKKKEAATDPSRAAYERGLLRLRNGQKDAAKEEFGKAASTEGTASSQAKLELSKLENAKAPESNAEAPAEDDSRWKTSLETARSLRAQGKNSEAESILLRTATEGEGEYRSRALLQLGDMLFRMGRYSDARSYLMDFWNRFGKTFPNAEDTSSREFKRQREEKELGAYLLFKSSYKAGEGEWAKRFLKKYLDKSVSESQGVYSPLRTEMESFAKSDL
- the lmtA gene encoding lipid A Kdo2 1-phosphate O-methyltransferase; protein product: MALIEELDQQGNFLFRWRSYIPGFILLLCLYSLSKFEFLEDSYEINLYYAGACFLVSLLGLAVRCFVIGYAPARTSGRNTKEQVADVVNQEGIYSLVRHPLYLGNFLMYLGPVLYFRDIPLLLVFSLFFGFYYERIMFAEEKFLRDKFGQDYLNWADKIPAFIPKFSGYVKPKLGFSFRNILKREYPSLFGILVIFVVFDYAASFKIGFGDWKEPWAVITEPQIWAFGIGAAFYTIVRVIVKTTKWLVVEGR
- a CDS encoding LIC_11490 family protein yields the protein MMLYIALALILVGILCFIYVSFQPNSKKEFSVGPGNLPPAREKKISQDTLASLKKQGRSEIYSQMDQAFAEERKIRPLSERQRIESRSEPEVSEGEEFGTEIWDEPKRGEILEMVTEPERTQPKIPKEEEWSMEGVLFLDLSGRLPYEALQEKIRPETLKGFRRMGKGSIREIPGGFTFQARNSEFSYKLNEVEKIVFYDQGFALLPLKREYPTPIFLTKDGEKFKSYLEYTANA